A genomic region of Silurus meridionalis isolate SWU-2019-XX chromosome 7, ASM1480568v1, whole genome shotgun sequence contains the following coding sequences:
- the LOC124389325 gene encoding uncharacterized protein LOC124389325 isoform X1 → MESYEEFCVKTLSRVHAESGCSARHGHTGAQSSFRFHGRHALLPRLSEEQRVEMSEQRQKAVQRECERHTLRLGSLHDRVQEVIKHIQLQKEQDEDNQAPDALCTKRTQTDEQTNTSFLLNRTAQRKETLRILNSHIKRVRKQNEEKEEGEIQPGRTGEIRMGIRDLRHAEMQSGKKKESKKPAFNMENGSCRTLEHLPVRECSNSLICSADVDLRSPHSLLNGLTKCASIMESYAQLPSPPRHYSSKISVPIIESEGHPYSFNEPVQSSNRGAKVSVEQPTIPASSGMECNCSGTGLTKTGNNLSTSFTLSSLTLSRPIDMLNTAQPEILKKMETQHNHCGTHQRFPPAPLNQSYDVESPSPTLLRSLLSSGSEESETFIRCRMELVRQLKHRINQEHVATADILQDKTEGDVQVLESPCERLKISAKATTQEQGTQQQQLQKQQKAACRLTAAARAFLTRRLLQTEKIKHLKKTIQDSREVIRYFQADTHKRRASFTMQDLKLQKRVRAQLHTAVCEMHEILFVWPVRDRIALLQQDRKRHSEKKEKAESEQNTPCQPSVTQNSKGYLKQRVLQPTRCRKAPSLSQKRKPVRVMRRTTDQFRSPQSLG, encoded by the exons ATGGAGAGCTATGAGGAGTTTTGTGTGAAGACTCTGTCGCGCGTGCACGCGGAGAGTGGATGCAGCGCACGGCACGGCCACACGGGGGCGCAATCCTCTTTCCGCTTCCACGGCAGGCACGCGCTTCTGCCCAGG ctCAGTGAAGAGCAGCGTGTTGAGATGTCTGAACAGAGGCAGAAAGCAGtgcagagagagtgtgagagacacACACTGAGACTCGGGTCTCTGCATGATCGAGTGCAGGAGGTCATCAAACACATACAG tTGCAAAAGGAACAGGATGAAGATAATCAGGCTCCAGATGCTCTATGTACTAAAAGAACACAAACAGATGAGCAGACGAATACAAGCTTCCTCTTAAACCGTACTGCACAGCGGAAAGAGACCCTGCGAATCCTGAACAGCCACATTAAGAGAGTGAGAAAacaaaatgaggaaaaagaagaggggGAGATTCAGCCAGGCCGTACTGGAGAGATTCGAATGGGAATTAGGGATTTAAGGCATGCAGAGATGCAAAGTGGcaagaaaaaggaaagtaaaaagCCTGCCTTTAATATGGAGAATGGAAGCTGCAGAACGCTAGAGCATCTACCAGTGAGGGAGTGTAGTAACAGCCTGATATGCAGTGCTGATGTTGATCTGAGGTCACCTCACTCATTACTGAATGGACTTACTAAATGTGCAAGTATAATGGAGTCTTATGCACAGTTACCAAGTCCACCAAGACACTATTCATCCAAAATCTCTGTTCCCATTATTGAGTCAGAAGGTCATCCTTATAGCTTTAATGAACCAGTTCAAAGCTCTAATCGAGGAGCAAAAGTTTCTGTAGAACAGCCAACTATACCAGCATCTTCTGGTATGGAGTGCAACTGCAGCGGCACTGGATTAACAAAAACAGGCAATAATTTATCCACTTCTTTTACTCTCAGTAGCTTAACGTTGAGCAGACCAATCGACATGCTTAATACAGCCCAGCCAGAAATccttaaaaaaatggaaacccAACATAACCACTGTGGAACTCATCAACGCTTCCCTCCAGCTCCACTCAATCAGTCCTACGATGTGGAAAGTCCATCACCAACACTGCTCAGGTCACTGCTTAGCTCAGGCTCAGAGGAGTCAGAGACCTTCATTAGATGCAGGATGGAGCTGGTAAGACAGTTAAAGCACAGAATAAACCAGGAGCATGTGGCTACAGCTGATATTCTCCAGGATAAAACAGAAG GTGATGTCCAGGTATTAGAAAGTCCATGTGAGCGACTGAAAATCTCAGCCAAAGCCACAACACAGGAACAAGGGACACAGCAACAACAG TTGCAGAAACAGCAGAAGGCAGCCTGTCGTCTAACTGCTGCAGCCCGAGCTTTCCTCACACGCAGACTTCTACAAACAGAGAAAATTAAACACCTGAAGAAAACCATACAG GACTCCAGGGAGGTCATTCGCTATTTTCAGGCAGATACGCACAAGAGGAGAGCTTCCTTCACTATGCAGGATCTCAAACTGCAGAAGAGAGTCAGAGCACAG CTGcacactgctgtgtgtgaaatGCATGAGATCCTTTTTGTGTGgcctgtgagagacagaatagCGTTACTGCAACAGGACCGAAAGAGACACAGTGAGAAAAAG GAAAAAGCAGAGAGTGAACAAAATACACCATGCCAGCCGTCTGTTACCCAGAATTCCAAGGGCTACCTAAAACAGAG GGTCCTGCAGCCGACTCGATGCAGGAAGGCACCAAGCCTTTCTCAGAAACGTAAACCAGT GAGAGTAATGAGGAGGACTACAGACCAGTTCAGATCTCCTCAGTCCCTGGGCTAA
- the LOC124389325 gene encoding uncharacterized protein LOC124389325 isoform X3, translating to MESYEEFCVKTLSRVHAESGCSARHGHTGAQSSFRFHGRHALLPRLSEEQRVEMSEQRQKAVQRECERHTLRLGSLHDRVQEVIKHIQLQKEQDEDNQAPDALCTKRTQTDEQTNTSFLLNRTAQRKETLRILNSHIKRVRKQNEEKEEGEIQPGRTGEIRMGIRDLRHAEMQSGKKKESKKPAFNMENGSCRTLEHLPVRECSNSLICSADVDLRSPHSLLNGLTKCASIMESYAQLPSPPRHYSSKISVPIIESEGHPYSFNEPVQSSNRGAKVSVEQPTIPASSGMECNCSGTGLTKTGNNLSTSFTLSSLTLSRPIDMLNTAQPEILKKMETQHNHCGTHQRFPPAPLNQSYDVESPSPTLLRSLLSSGSEESETFIRCRMELVRQLKHRINQEHVATADILQDKTEGDVQVLESPCERLKISAKATTQEQGTQQQQLQKQQKAACRLTAAARAFLTRRLLQTEKIKHLKKTIQDSREVIRYFQADTHKRRASFTMQDLKLQKRLHTAVCEMHEILFVWPVRDRIALLQQDRKRHSEKKEKAESEQNTPCQPSVTQNSKGYLKQRVLQPTRCRKAPSLSQKRKPVRVMRRTTDQFRSPQSLG from the exons ATGGAGAGCTATGAGGAGTTTTGTGTGAAGACTCTGTCGCGCGTGCACGCGGAGAGTGGATGCAGCGCACGGCACGGCCACACGGGGGCGCAATCCTCTTTCCGCTTCCACGGCAGGCACGCGCTTCTGCCCAGG ctCAGTGAAGAGCAGCGTGTTGAGATGTCTGAACAGAGGCAGAAAGCAGtgcagagagagtgtgagagacacACACTGAGACTCGGGTCTCTGCATGATCGAGTGCAGGAGGTCATCAAACACATACAG tTGCAAAAGGAACAGGATGAAGATAATCAGGCTCCAGATGCTCTATGTACTAAAAGAACACAAACAGATGAGCAGACGAATACAAGCTTCCTCTTAAACCGTACTGCACAGCGGAAAGAGACCCTGCGAATCCTGAACAGCCACATTAAGAGAGTGAGAAAacaaaatgaggaaaaagaagaggggGAGATTCAGCCAGGCCGTACTGGAGAGATTCGAATGGGAATTAGGGATTTAAGGCATGCAGAGATGCAAAGTGGcaagaaaaaggaaagtaaaaagCCTGCCTTTAATATGGAGAATGGAAGCTGCAGAACGCTAGAGCATCTACCAGTGAGGGAGTGTAGTAACAGCCTGATATGCAGTGCTGATGTTGATCTGAGGTCACCTCACTCATTACTGAATGGACTTACTAAATGTGCAAGTATAATGGAGTCTTATGCACAGTTACCAAGTCCACCAAGACACTATTCATCCAAAATCTCTGTTCCCATTATTGAGTCAGAAGGTCATCCTTATAGCTTTAATGAACCAGTTCAAAGCTCTAATCGAGGAGCAAAAGTTTCTGTAGAACAGCCAACTATACCAGCATCTTCTGGTATGGAGTGCAACTGCAGCGGCACTGGATTAACAAAAACAGGCAATAATTTATCCACTTCTTTTACTCTCAGTAGCTTAACGTTGAGCAGACCAATCGACATGCTTAATACAGCCCAGCCAGAAATccttaaaaaaatggaaacccAACATAACCACTGTGGAACTCATCAACGCTTCCCTCCAGCTCCACTCAATCAGTCCTACGATGTGGAAAGTCCATCACCAACACTGCTCAGGTCACTGCTTAGCTCAGGCTCAGAGGAGTCAGAGACCTTCATTAGATGCAGGATGGAGCTGGTAAGACAGTTAAAGCACAGAATAAACCAGGAGCATGTGGCTACAGCTGATATTCTCCAGGATAAAACAGAAG GTGATGTCCAGGTATTAGAAAGTCCATGTGAGCGACTGAAAATCTCAGCCAAAGCCACAACACAGGAACAAGGGACACAGCAACAACAG TTGCAGAAACAGCAGAAGGCAGCCTGTCGTCTAACTGCTGCAGCCCGAGCTTTCCTCACACGCAGACTTCTACAAACAGAGAAAATTAAACACCTGAAGAAAACCATACAG GACTCCAGGGAGGTCATTCGCTATTTTCAGGCAGATACGCACAAGAGGAGAGCTTCCTTCACTATGCAGGATCTCAAACTGCAGAAGAGA CTGcacactgctgtgtgtgaaatGCATGAGATCCTTTTTGTGTGgcctgtgagagacagaatagCGTTACTGCAACAGGACCGAAAGAGACACAGTGAGAAAAAG GAAAAAGCAGAGAGTGAACAAAATACACCATGCCAGCCGTCTGTTACCCAGAATTCCAAGGGCTACCTAAAACAGAG GGTCCTGCAGCCGACTCGATGCAGGAAGGCACCAAGCCTTTCTCAGAAACGTAAACCAGT GAGAGTAATGAGGAGGACTACAGACCAGTTCAGATCTCCTCAGTCCCTGGGCTAA
- the LOC124389325 gene encoding uncharacterized protein LOC124389325 isoform X2, with product MESYEEFCVKTLSRVHAESGCSARHGHTGAQSSFRFHGRHALLPRLSEEQRVEMSEQRQKAVQRECERHTLRLGSLHDRVQEVIKHIQLQKEQDEDNQAPDALCTKRTQTDEQTNTSFLLNRTAQRKETLRILNSHIKRVRKQNEEKEEGEIQPGRTGEIRMGIRDLRHAEMQSGKKKESKKPAFNMENGSCRTLEHLPVRECSNSLICSADVDLRSPHSLLNGLTKCASIMESYAQLPSPPRHYSSKISVPIIESEGHPYSFNEPVQSSNRGAKVSVEQPTIPASSGMECNCSGTGLTKTGNNLSTSFTLSSLTLSRPIDMLNTAQPEILKKMETQHNHCGTHQRFPPAPLNQSYDVESPSPTLLRSLLSSGSEESETFIRCRMELVRQLKHRINQEHVATADILQDKTEGDVQVLESPCERLKISAKATTQEQGTQQQQLQKQQKAACRLTAAARAFLTRRLLQTEKIKHLKKTIQDSREVIRYFQADTHKRRASFTMQDLKLQKRVRLHTAVCEMHEILFVWPVRDRIALLQQDRKRHSEKKEKAESEQNTPCQPSVTQNSKGYLKQRVLQPTRCRKAPSLSQKRKPVRVMRRTTDQFRSPQSLG from the exons ATGGAGAGCTATGAGGAGTTTTGTGTGAAGACTCTGTCGCGCGTGCACGCGGAGAGTGGATGCAGCGCACGGCACGGCCACACGGGGGCGCAATCCTCTTTCCGCTTCCACGGCAGGCACGCGCTTCTGCCCAGG ctCAGTGAAGAGCAGCGTGTTGAGATGTCTGAACAGAGGCAGAAAGCAGtgcagagagagtgtgagagacacACACTGAGACTCGGGTCTCTGCATGATCGAGTGCAGGAGGTCATCAAACACATACAG tTGCAAAAGGAACAGGATGAAGATAATCAGGCTCCAGATGCTCTATGTACTAAAAGAACACAAACAGATGAGCAGACGAATACAAGCTTCCTCTTAAACCGTACTGCACAGCGGAAAGAGACCCTGCGAATCCTGAACAGCCACATTAAGAGAGTGAGAAAacaaaatgaggaaaaagaagaggggGAGATTCAGCCAGGCCGTACTGGAGAGATTCGAATGGGAATTAGGGATTTAAGGCATGCAGAGATGCAAAGTGGcaagaaaaaggaaagtaaaaagCCTGCCTTTAATATGGAGAATGGAAGCTGCAGAACGCTAGAGCATCTACCAGTGAGGGAGTGTAGTAACAGCCTGATATGCAGTGCTGATGTTGATCTGAGGTCACCTCACTCATTACTGAATGGACTTACTAAATGTGCAAGTATAATGGAGTCTTATGCACAGTTACCAAGTCCACCAAGACACTATTCATCCAAAATCTCTGTTCCCATTATTGAGTCAGAAGGTCATCCTTATAGCTTTAATGAACCAGTTCAAAGCTCTAATCGAGGAGCAAAAGTTTCTGTAGAACAGCCAACTATACCAGCATCTTCTGGTATGGAGTGCAACTGCAGCGGCACTGGATTAACAAAAACAGGCAATAATTTATCCACTTCTTTTACTCTCAGTAGCTTAACGTTGAGCAGACCAATCGACATGCTTAATACAGCCCAGCCAGAAATccttaaaaaaatggaaacccAACATAACCACTGTGGAACTCATCAACGCTTCCCTCCAGCTCCACTCAATCAGTCCTACGATGTGGAAAGTCCATCACCAACACTGCTCAGGTCACTGCTTAGCTCAGGCTCAGAGGAGTCAGAGACCTTCATTAGATGCAGGATGGAGCTGGTAAGACAGTTAAAGCACAGAATAAACCAGGAGCATGTGGCTACAGCTGATATTCTCCAGGATAAAACAGAAG GTGATGTCCAGGTATTAGAAAGTCCATGTGAGCGACTGAAAATCTCAGCCAAAGCCACAACACAGGAACAAGGGACACAGCAACAACAG TTGCAGAAACAGCAGAAGGCAGCCTGTCGTCTAACTGCTGCAGCCCGAGCTTTCCTCACACGCAGACTTCTACAAACAGAGAAAATTAAACACCTGAAGAAAACCATACAG GACTCCAGGGAGGTCATTCGCTATTTTCAGGCAGATACGCACAAGAGGAGAGCTTCCTTCACTATGCAGGATCTCAAACTGCAGAAGAGAGTCAGA CTGcacactgctgtgtgtgaaatGCATGAGATCCTTTTTGTGTGgcctgtgagagacagaatagCGTTACTGCAACAGGACCGAAAGAGACACAGTGAGAAAAAG GAAAAAGCAGAGAGTGAACAAAATACACCATGCCAGCCGTCTGTTACCCAGAATTCCAAGGGCTACCTAAAACAGAG GGTCCTGCAGCCGACTCGATGCAGGAAGGCACCAAGCCTTTCTCAGAAACGTAAACCAGT GAGAGTAATGAGGAGGACTACAGACCAGTTCAGATCTCCTCAGTCCCTGGGCTAA